The Primulina tabacum isolate GXHZ01 chromosome 7, ASM2559414v2, whole genome shotgun sequence genome includes a window with the following:
- the LOC142551123 gene encoding fumarate hydratase 1, mitochondrial, producing the protein MFAACRRLSAASTATSCLPDSLRCSAASFRLYSNSFREERDTFGLIQVPSDKLWGAQTQRSLQNFEIGGERERMPEPIIRAFGILKKCAAKVNMEYGLDPSIGNAVMQAAQEVAEGKLSDHFPLVVWQTGSGTQSNMNANEVIANRAAEILGHKRGEKFVHPNDHVNRSQSSNDTFPTVMHIAAAMEINHGLVPKLKQLHTTLHSKTVEFKDIVKIGRTHTQDATPLTLGQEFSGYTTQVKYGIDRVLCTLPRMYQLAQGGTAVGTGLNTKKGFDVKIAAAVAKETNLPFVTAENKFEALAAHDSFVETSGALNTIAVSLMKIANDIRFLGSGPRCGLGELILPENEPGSSIMPGKVNPTQCEALTMVCAQVMGNHIAVTVGGSNGHFELNVFKPVIASNVLHSLRLLGDASVSFEKNCVRGIQANKERISKLLHESLMLVTSLNPKIGYDNAAAVAKKAHKEGSTLKEAALKLGVLKSEEFDSLVVPEKMIGPSD; encoded by the exons ATGTTCGCAGCTTGCCGGCGATTGTCAGCTGCATCCACGGCGACGTCATGTCTGCCGGATTCGCTCCGTTGTTCAGCTGCAAGCTTCAGACTGTATTCAAATTCTTTTAGAGAAGAAAGAGACACTTTTGGCCTCATTCAAGTTCCCTCCGACAA ATTATGGGGTGCACAGACTCAAAGGTCGTTGCAGAACTTTGAGATTGGAGGTGAGCGTGAAAGAATGCCTGAACCAATTATACGTGCATTTGGGATTCTTAAGAAATGTGCTGCTAAG GTAAACATGGAATATGGACTGGATCCATCCATAGGGAATGCAGTTATGCAAGCTGCACAAGAAGTTGCCGAGGGAAAATTGAGTGATCATTTCCCATTGGTAGTCTGGCAAACTGGAAGTGGCACTCAGAGTAACATGAATGCCAATGAG GTTATTGCGAATAGAGCAGCTGAAATTCTCGGCCACAAGCGCGGTGAAAAGTTTGTGCATCCAAACGATCATGTGAACAGATCACAGTCTTCTAATGACACCTTTCCAACT GTAATGCACATTGCAGCCGCAATGGAAATAAATCATGGACTAGTGCCAAAACTGAAACAGTTGCACACAACACTGCATTCAAAG ACGGTTGAATTCAAAGACATTGTTAAAATTGGGCGGACGCACACACAAGATGCAACTCCTCTGACACTTGGACAAGAGTTTAGTGGATATACCACTCAA GTGAAATATGGAATTGATCGAGTATTATGCACCCTCCCTCGCATGTATCAG CTTGCACAGGGGGGCACTGCTGTAGGAACTGGTTTGAACACCAAGAAAGG GTTTGATGTAAAGATTGCTGCAGCAGTCGCCAAGGAAACTAATTTGCCATTTGTTACTGCTGAAAATAAATTTGAAGCTCTG GCTGCACATGACAGTTTTGTTGAAACAAGTGGTGCCTTAAATACGATTGCTGTTTCTCTAATGAAGATTGCCAATGATATTCGTTTTTTGGGAAG TGGTCCACGTTGTGGCTTAGGAGAACTCATACTTCCAGAAAATGAACCAGGCAGCAGTATAATGCCG GGAAAGGTGAACCCCACACAGTGTGAAGCTCTGACAATGGTGTGCGCTCAG GTTATGGGCAATCATATTGCAGTTACAGTGGGTGGATCAAATGGACATTTTGAACTGAATGTTTTTAAGCCTGTGATTGCTAGCAATGTTTTACAT TCGTTGAGATTGCTTGGGGATGCCTCTGTTTCCTTCGAGAAGAATTGTGTGAGGGGAATTCAAGCCAATAAAGAAAGAATTTCTAAATTGTTACATGAG TCCCTCATGCTTGTCACGTCATTGAACCCT AAAATCGGCTATGATAATGCTGCCGCAGTTGCCAAGAAAGCTCACAAGGAGGGATCCACCTTGAAG GAAGCTGCCTTGAAACTTGGGGTTCTCAAGTCTGAAGAATTTGATAGTCTAGTAGTGCCAGAAAAGATGATTGGCCCCTCTGACTAA
- the LOC142550548 gene encoding secreted RxLR effector protein 161-like: MVVRSLDTNKDPFCPLEHGEKIIGPEVPYLSAIGALSYLANCTRPDIAFSVNLLARYSSSPTRRHWNGYADAGYLSDPHKAKSQTGYVFTRGGTAISWKSTKQTLTATSSNHSEIIAMHEASREYNTACIAQLKGGNIKGDRTKHISPKFFYTHELQKKGDIDVQQIRSSDNVADLFTKALPTSTFKKLVFLTGFY; encoded by the exons ATGGTCGTCCGATCACTCGACACTAATAAAGATCCTTTCTGTCCACTTGAACATGGAGAAAAAATCATTGGTCCTGAAGTACCATATCTTAGTGCAATTGGTGCATTGTCATATCTTGCAAATTGCACTCGACCAGATATAGCATTTTCTGTTAATCTCCTAGCAAGATATAGTTCTTCTCCAACCCGAAGACATTGGAATG GATATGCAGATGCAGGCTATCTTTCAGATCCACATAAAGCCAAATCCCAAacaggttatgtgtttacacgagGGGGCACTGCTATTTCATGGAAGTCGACAAAGCAAACTTTAACAGCGACATCATCTAATCACTCTGAGATCATTGCAATGCATGAAGCAAGCCGAGAAT ATAATACTGCTTGCATCGCACAACTAAAAGGAGGAAATATCAAAGGTGATCGAACGAAACATATTTCGCCAAAGTTTTTCTACACACACGAACTTCAGAAGAAAGGTGATATTGATGTACAACAAATTCGTTCTAGTGACAATGTAGCTGATTTATTCACAAAAGCACTACCAACATCAACATTCAAGAAATTG GTTTTTCTCACTGGGTTTTACTGA